Within the Planctomycetota bacterium genome, the region CGGCGAGCTGCGCGCGGGTGAACGGCCCGTAGGAGACGCCGTCCACGACCACCCGGATCCGATCCTCGCCTTCGATCAGGAACTCGACCGTGTGGGTTTCGGCGCCCTGCGTGATCGTGACCGTCCGCCGGCCGCTCCAGAAGGCGGCGAAGAAGTAGGCGCCCGAGGACCGCGTGAAGACGAAGCCGCGGGCCAGCTCAGTCGAGCAGGTGACCTGCGCCGTCTCCTCCTGGTGCGTCACCACCGCTTCGCCCGAACCGTTGAGCGTTTCAGCGGCGCGGAGGGACCAGTTGAGGTCGTCCTGGCGGGACCACTCGAGGGCCAGACCGTAGGTCCAGCCGCTCCCGGGAGCGATGCGGGCCTCCGCCCCGCACACCGGGTCCCGGAAGACGCCCTCGGTGACCCACCGGACTTCGACCGCGTACTGGGCCTTGCCCTCGGCGGAGGTGCCGCTCACGGCGCCGGCGGCGTTCACCGTAAAAACGCCCGAGGCGTTCGGCCAGCGGTCGTTGCCTTCGGCGTCCTTGGCGTCGAGGTCGATCTCGAGGCTCACGGCGCCCTGGAAGGCGAATGCCGGGCTGGGTTCCGGGGAAAACGTCCGCGCCGCCGTCTTAGCCGTGGGGGCGGACTTGGCGGAGGTGGCTCCCGGCGCGCCGCTTTCCACGATCGCATCGGTGGCGATCTCGGTGGTTTCCTCCACGGCCTGGGCGGCGGCGTCGGCCTTCTGGGCCTGGACGACCTCCTGGGGTCCCGGCTCCGCGGGAGCGGAAGACGACCCGCCGTCGTCCCCGCACCCTCCGGCCACGGCCAGAAGAACCCCCAGGACGGCGATCCCTGCGTTCCATCGTTTCATGGCGAATCTCCTTTGTCGACGTTTCGGATCCGCCCACCCGTACGCACGCTCCGCCGAATCGTCCCCGAATTTTCGAAACCGGCGGGGGGCGCCCGGCTGTCTTAGAAGAGGGATGACTCGGGATCCGGGAGAAACCACGATCGGGGGGCCGCTGCGGGACTTCCCCTCGACCTCGTGGGGGCTGCTGCGCTCGGCGCGGGAGGAGAACCGCCGGGCGCTGGAGCGGCTGATCGAACTCTACTGGAAACCCGCGTACTTCTACATCCGCGCGGCCGGACGCCGCAGCGTCGAGGACGCCAAGGACCTGACGCAGGAATTCTTCGCCCGCATGCTCGAGCGCCGGGACTGGGAGCGGCTTCGCCCGGAACGCGGAAGCTTCCGAGGGTTCCTCAAAAAGGCGCTGCGCAACTTCATGACGGACGCCGCGCGCCGCGAGCGCGCCCGCCGGCCTCCGGACGGAACTCCGCTTCTGCGGTTCGAGGATCTCGACGACCGGGCGCCCGCGCCTCCCCCGGGGGACCCCGAGACGGTCTTCGACCGGGAGTGGGAGCGGACGGTGCTTGAGGATTCGCTCCGGGAGCTTGAGGACCGTCTGCGCCGTCATGGAGCCTCGGCACTGTTCGACGTCTTCCGACTGTACTGTCTGGAAGGAGAAGGCCGCCTCACGTACGCCGAAGTCGCCGAGCGTCTGGGCTTGCGGGAGTCGGACGTCCGCAAGCGCCTGGCCCGGTGCCGGGCGGAGCTTCGGGAGATCGTGCTGGGCCGGGTGAAAGCCTACGCCGCCGACGAGCAGGAAGCGCAGGAGGAGTACCGGAGGATCGTGGGGCCATGAAAGACCTGGATTCCGTGCGCCGTTTCCTGGCGGAAGGCCCCGAGGAGGAGCGGCCCGCGCGCCGCGGCGACCGGCTGGGGGAGCTGGCGGTCGGCTGGGGGTACCTGACGGAGGAGCAGCTCGAAGCGGCGCTGGCGGAGCAGCGCGCCGCCGGCGGTCGCCTGCCGCTGGGGGAGATCCTGCGGCGGAAACGCTGGCTCACCTCGGAGCAGCTCCTGAGGCTTCTCGTCTCGCAGCGGCGCCCGCCC harbors:
- a CDS encoding sigma-70 family RNA polymerase sigma factor → MTRDPGETTIGGPLRDFPSTSWGLLRSAREENRRALERLIELYWKPAYFYIRAAGRRSVEDAKDLTQEFFARMLERRDWERLRPERGSFRGFLKKALRNFMTDAARRERARRPPDGTPLLRFEDLDDRAPAPPPGDPETVFDREWERTVLEDSLRELEDRLRRHGASALFDVFRLYCLEGEGRLTYAEVAERLGLRESDVRKRLARCRAELREIVLGRVKAYAADEQEAQEEYRRIVGP